In the genome of Populus nigra chromosome 9, ddPopNigr1.1, whole genome shotgun sequence, one region contains:
- the LOC133703510 gene encoding uncharacterized protein LOC133703510: MPIKSKSHPQQIIRERKKWLLLNWPIMGKSSSSIRKKRSKYSSQGRARKKKDTRRSKSKRLRRRDESYSDDDSRSSLSVSSFDSEDSLRRRRSRSRTRKDVKGTKKRARSSSSEESPRVRKRKGSKRNDERKKMHEKKTKKRRKKKGRRDSSVSSSSGESRSCSTCQSQSDESEYERCKGRPERRDDEKRKSENIRSGAKRRRYRSGSCSSCSRHDDSSDFLMSNIMTGENTSKRLRSIIILPGEDSEVRELDKDKHKEEITYDHDDYPSSRSNDSNDGINNMEERPIEDEKREDAAASNSKAIELTESNKVGEGQHTRNKPGYDVDRVGTNDTKKKQNDVSGVIVNTANVDDLETVLRQKALENLKTFRSGLGGFQTNANSAVIQKDKCDGTAQSPFYVMPELGQTKIPKVVVTRMAGEDSAHSSLNEKIPDGGICGSESCSAKNNVHPPDQVANPGSEKVSTFASSSKNKPRLITSALRKALSNVTTTLKETPASRETNQPKLASGTSIGRSVTLKETPASCEANQAKLSTGISSGKSVTLKETPASLEASQAKLVSGIKVCKNAIHGDHTVTPPTGTDNDDRANDSSVSDPAEPSSCLRSAAGDISLNESQDEGKEGTQLEQKTMSVMRGGEMVQVNYKVYIPKKTPALARRQLKR, from the exons ATgccaataaaatcaaaatcccaTCCGCAGCAAATTatcagagaaagaaagaa GTGGTTATTATTGAATTGGCCCATCATgggaaaatcttcttcttctatcaGAAAGAAACGCTCCAAATATTCCTCTCAG GGTCGtgcaaggaagaaaaaagatacTAGGAGAAGTAAATCAAAGAGGCTACGGCGTCGTGACGAGTCTTATTCGGATGATGATTCGAGAAGTTCACTGTCTGTCTCATCTTTTGATTCTGAGGATAGTTTAAGAAGGAGAAGGTCTAGGTCTCGCACTAGAAAGGATGTGAAGGGGACAAAAAAGAGGGCTCGGTCTTCTAGCAGTGAGGAGTCTCCTCGTGTGAGAAAGCGAAAAGGGTCCAAAAGAAATGATGAGAGGAAGAAAATGCATgagaagaagacaaagaagaggaggaagaagaagggtaGGAGAGATTCTAGTGTCAGTTCTAGTAGTGGTGAGTCTCGGAGCTGTTCAACTTGTCAGAGTCAGAGTGATGAGAGTGAATATGAGAGGTGTAAGGGCAGGCCTGAAAGAAGAGATGATGAAAAACGAAAATCAGAGAATATTAGAAGTGGAGCTAAAAGGAGGAGATACAGATCAGGAAGTTGTTCTTCATGTAGTAGACATGATGATAGTAGTGATTTTTTGATGTCAAACATAATGACTGGTGAGAACACCTCAAAGCGGCTGAGGTCCATTATTATTCTTCCAGGGGAGGATAGCGAGGTCAGAGAATTGGACAAGGATAAGCATAAAGAGGAGATAACATATGATCATGATGATTATCCTTCTTCTAGAAGCAATGATAGTAATGATGGGATAAATAACATGGAGGAAAGGCCTATAGAGGATGAGAAAAGAGAAGATGCTGCTGCTTCCAATAGTAAAGCCATTGAACTCACAGAAAGTAACAAGGTTGGAGAGGGTCAGCATACTAGAAATAAGCCTGGCTATGACGTTGACAGGGTTGGGACAAatgatactaaaaaaaaacagaatgatGTTTCGGGGGTCATTGTTAATACTGCGAATGTTGATGATTTGGAGACAGTTTTAAGACAAAAGGCTTTGGAAAATCTAAAAACTTTCCGAAGTGGACTTGGAGGGTTCCAAACAAATGCAAATAGTGCTGTTATTCAGAAGGATAAGTGTGATGGTACTGCCCAATCACCATTTTATGTGATGCCTGAACTAGGTCAAACTAAAATCCCCAAGGTTGTTGTTACTAGAATGGCGGGAGAAGATTCTGCTCATTCATCACTAAACGAGAAGATTCCTGATGGAGGGATTTGTGGCAGTGAATCTTGCTCTGCTAAGAATAATGTTCATCCACCTGACCAGGTGGCTAATCCTGGCAGCGAAAAGGTTAGTACATTTGCTAGTTCTAGTAAAAACAAACCACGGTTGATTACATCAGCATTGAGGAAAGCATTATCAAATGTTACTACCACCCTGAAAGAAACACCGGCTTCACGGGAAACCAATCAGCCAAAGTTGGCGAGTGGCACTAGCATAGGTAGGAGTGTTACCCTGAAAGAAACACCTGCTTCATGTGAAGCCAATCAGGCAAAGTTGTCGACTGGGATTAGCTCTGGTAAGAGTGTCACCTTGAAAGAAACACCTGCCTCCCTGGAAGCCAGTCAGGCAAAGTTGGTGAGTGGGATTAAAGTATGTAAGAATGCCATACATGGTGATCACACTGTCACCCCTCCCACAGGCACTGACAATGATGACAGAGCTAATGATTCCTCTGTTTCTGATCCTGCTGAGCCTTCCTCGTGCCTTAGATCTGCAGCAGGAGATATTAGCTTGAATGAATCACAAGATGAAGGCAAGGAAGGCACACAGCTGGAACAGAAGACAATGTCTGTGATGCGGGGTGGGGAAATGGTACAG GTGAACTACAAGGTCTACATTCCTAAGAAAACCCCTGCTTTGGCTAGGAGGCAACTCAAGCGGTGA
- the LOC133703146 gene encoding 3'-5' exonuclease-like, with amino-acid sequence MACSRCDVEYYGDHIFTTVTKSASVVDRWIDQIMYVYQSKLSKLIIGLDTEWFLPAYPGDYQKIAILQLCVGRRCLIFQLCHADYFPQSLIDFLGNEKYTFVGKEVRNDAHKLMNDYGLNVGHCRDVAYWAASKHGGEEDFRKFGLKRLVLRFLKKELEKPLKITLSRWDSKKLDYQQIKYACLDAFVSFKLGELLSKD; translated from the coding sequence ATGGCGTGCTCTCGATGTGATGTTGAATACTATGGTGATCATATTTTCACGACTGTCACAAAATCAGCCTCTGTTGTGGATAGATGGATCGACCAGATAATGTATGTGTATCAAAGCAAATTGAGTAAGCTTATTATTGGCCTTGACACCGAGTGGTTCCTGCCTGCTTATCCCGGCGATTACCAAAAGATTGCCATCTTACAGCTTTGTGTCGGTCGAAGATGTCTTATTTTCCAACTTTGTCATGCAGACTATTTTCCTCAATCACTGATTGATTTTCTTGGCAACGAGAAATATACTTTTGTTGGCAAAGAGGTGAGGAATGATGCGCATAAACTCATGAATGATTATGGACTGAATGTAGGCCATTGCAGGGATGTTGCGTATTGGGCTGCATCAAAACATGGCGGCGAGGAAGATTTCAGGAAGTTTGGATTAAAGCGTTTGGTGCTTAGATTTTTGAAGAAAGAGCTGGAGAAACCCCTTAAAATTACATTAAGCCGATGGGACAGTAAGAAGCTGGACTATCAACAAATAAAGTATGCTTGTCTTGATGCTTTTGTCTCCTTTAAACTTGGAGAACTTCTTAGCAAAGACTAA